From one Felis catus isolate Fca126 chromosome E2, F.catus_Fca126_mat1.0, whole genome shotgun sequence genomic stretch:
- the DNAAF1 gene encoding dynein axonemal assembly factor 1 isoform X1, translating into MHPETSEPVVDGPAEQGCAQEPGVEESAGDHGDADLGGRKEAIDDPKETRVGPSDLRYPSEQKQSGDSGADGHLGHQTDDKGDHGPRMTKRFIQKLCKQHQLYITPALNDTLYLHFKGFDRIENLEEYTGLRCLWLECNGIQRIENLEAQTELRCLFLQVNLLHKIENLEPLQKLDALNLSNNFIKTIENLSCLPVLNTLQIAHNHLETVEDIQHLKECLKLCVLDLSHNKLSDPEILSVLESMPDLRVLNLMGNPVIKHVANYRRTVTVRLKHLTYLDDRPVFPKDRACAEAWARGGLAAEKEEREQWESRERKKITDSIEALAMIKRRAEERKLQKASQEEGKEPVPDEEDNVDATEEGKEEPGGEGGRRQQMELFVRESFKAKDELFPEKSGLVGELPVDVTGATEGQGPGGAPLEETRKPAAPGAACGDSPPQTAATEGALGTGLDGEEDSGITKSEAKEKLFIDDLPDLEDEDAGEPLDGQDEVCAPKVTAISSSSDDSDPELDYSSLPELENIPDTLSNIFAIPKDTSRKAETPFTGILKAATAKRVLETPGLRDAKSPRPLIQELHDEGPSGQPQMPPTCRRDTALPPSSEDGDSGLLLASPPGNIAEKNGPWLETELAEPEAGGREDTEFGSD; encoded by the exons caattgATGATCCTAAGGAAACACGTGTGGGTCCTTCCGACCTACGCTACCCAAGCGAGCAGAAACAGAGTGGCGATAGCGGGGCAGATGGTCACTTAGGACACCAGACAGATGACAAGGGAGACCACGGCCCCAG AATGACTAAACGTTTTATACAGAAACTCTGCAAGCAACACCAACTTTACATTACCCCAGCATTGAACGACACGCTGTATTTACACTTTAAAG GTTTCGATCGCATCGAGAACCTGGAAGAGTACACGGGGCTGCGTTGCCTCTGGCTGGAGTGCAACGGGATACAGAGAATCGAGAATCTGGAGGCCCAAACCGAATTGCGATGTCTCTTCCTGCAAGTGAACTTGCTTCATAAAATCGAGAACCTAGAGCCTCTGCAGAAGCTGGATGCCCTCAACCTGAGCAACAATTTCATCAAGACCATTGAAAACCTCT CCTGCCTGCCGGTCCTGAACACGCTCCAGATAGCCCACAATCACTTAGAGACCGTGGAAGACATTCAGCATCTAAAGGAGTGTTTGAAACTTTGCGTCCTCGACCTTTCCCACAATAAGCTGAGTGATCCCGAAATCCTGAGCGTCCTGGAGAGCATGCCTGACTTG CGTGTACTGAATTTGATGGGAAACCCCGTTATCAAGCACGTCGCTAACTATCGAAGGACAGTCACCGTACGACTAAAACATCTAACCTATCTGGATGACAGACCAGTTTTCCCAAAGGACAG AGCTTGTGCCGAGGCCTGGGCCAGGGGCGGGCTCGCagctgagaaagaagagagagagcagtgggagAGCAGAGAGCGGAAGAAGATCACGGACAGCATTGAAGCCCTAGCGATGATTAAGCGgcgggcagaggagagaaaacttCAGAAAGCCAGCCAGGAGGAAG GGAAGGAGCCGGTGCCAGACGAGGAGGACAACGTGGATGCCAccgaggaagggaaggaagagcctggtggggagggggggcggcggCAGCAAATGGAGCTGTTTGTCAGGGAAAGCTTCAAGGCCAAGGATGAGCTATTCCCGGAAAAGTCGGGTCTCGTGGGGGAGCTGCCCGTGGACGTCACCGGAGCCACTgaaggccaggggccaggggggGCACCCCTGGAGGAGACCCGGAAGCCGGCCGCCCCCGGAGCCGCCTGCGGAG ACTCGCCCCCCCAGACTGCGGCCACCGAGGGTGCGTTAGGCACGGGACTTGATGGAGAGGAAGACTCGGGAATCACCAAATCGGAGGCAAAAGAGAAGCTCTTCATCGAT GACCTGCCCGACTTGGAGGACGAGGACGCCGGCGAGCCTCTGGACGGCCAGGACGAG GTGTGCGCTCCAAAGGTTACAGCCATCTCGAGCTCGAGTGACGACAGTGACCCTGAGCTGGACTACTCCTCACTCCCAGAGCTGGAAAACATCCCAGATACCCTTTCAAACATATTCGCAATCCCCAAGGACACCTCGAGGAAGGCTGAGACGCCCTTTACAGGCATACTGAAAGCGGCAACAGCAAAGAGGGTCTTGGAAACCCCAGGTCTTAGGGACGCTAAGTCCCCACGCCCACTGATTCAAGAGCTCCACGACGAGGGACCTTCAGGCCAACCACAGATGCCTCCAACCTGCCGAAGGGACACCGCACTGCCCCCTTCCAGTGAGGACGGGGACAGCGGCCTACTCTTAGCCTCTCCCCCAG GAAACATCGCCGAGAAGAACGGGCCATGGTTGGAGACGGAGCtcgcagagcccgaggcgggagGCCGCGAGGACACTGAATTTGGCTCGGACTGA
- the DNAAF1 gene encoding dynein axonemal assembly factor 1 isoform X2 yields the protein MHPETSEPVVDGPAEQGCAQEPGVEESAGDHGDADLGGRKEAIDDPKETRVGPSDLRYPSEQKQSGDSGADGHLGHQTDDKGDHGPRMTKRFIQKLCKQHQLYITPALNDTLYLHFKGFDRIENLEEYTGLRCLWLECNGIQRIENLEAQTELRCLFLQVNLLHKIENLEPLQKLDALNLSNNFIKTIENLSCLPVLNTLQIAHNHLETVEDIQHLKECLKLCVLDLSHNKLSDPEILSVLESMPDLRVLNLMGNPVIKHVANYRRTVTVRLKHLTYLDDRPVFPKDRACAEAWARGGLAAEKEEREQWESRERKKITDSIEALAMIKRRAEERKLQKASQEEGKEPVPDEEDNVDATEEGKEEPDSPPQTAATEGALGTGLDGEEDSGITKSEAKEKLFIDDLPDLEDEDAGEPLDGQDEVCAPKVTAISSSSDDSDPELDYSSLPELENIPDTLSNIFAIPKDTSRKAETPFTGILKAATAKRVLETPGLRDAKSPRPLIQELHDEGPSGQPQMPPTCRRDTALPPSSEDGDSGLLLASPPGNIAEKNGPWLETELAEPEAGGREDTEFGSD from the exons caattgATGATCCTAAGGAAACACGTGTGGGTCCTTCCGACCTACGCTACCCAAGCGAGCAGAAACAGAGTGGCGATAGCGGGGCAGATGGTCACTTAGGACACCAGACAGATGACAAGGGAGACCACGGCCCCAG AATGACTAAACGTTTTATACAGAAACTCTGCAAGCAACACCAACTTTACATTACCCCAGCATTGAACGACACGCTGTATTTACACTTTAAAG GTTTCGATCGCATCGAGAACCTGGAAGAGTACACGGGGCTGCGTTGCCTCTGGCTGGAGTGCAACGGGATACAGAGAATCGAGAATCTGGAGGCCCAAACCGAATTGCGATGTCTCTTCCTGCAAGTGAACTTGCTTCATAAAATCGAGAACCTAGAGCCTCTGCAGAAGCTGGATGCCCTCAACCTGAGCAACAATTTCATCAAGACCATTGAAAACCTCT CCTGCCTGCCGGTCCTGAACACGCTCCAGATAGCCCACAATCACTTAGAGACCGTGGAAGACATTCAGCATCTAAAGGAGTGTTTGAAACTTTGCGTCCTCGACCTTTCCCACAATAAGCTGAGTGATCCCGAAATCCTGAGCGTCCTGGAGAGCATGCCTGACTTG CGTGTACTGAATTTGATGGGAAACCCCGTTATCAAGCACGTCGCTAACTATCGAAGGACAGTCACCGTACGACTAAAACATCTAACCTATCTGGATGACAGACCAGTTTTCCCAAAGGACAG AGCTTGTGCCGAGGCCTGGGCCAGGGGCGGGCTCGCagctgagaaagaagagagagagcagtgggagAGCAGAGAGCGGAAGAAGATCACGGACAGCATTGAAGCCCTAGCGATGATTAAGCGgcgggcagaggagagaaaacttCAGAAAGCCAGCCAGGAGGAAG GGAAGGAGCCGGTGCCAGACGAGGAGGACAACGTGGATGCCAccgaggaagggaaggaagagcctg ACTCGCCCCCCCAGACTGCGGCCACCGAGGGTGCGTTAGGCACGGGACTTGATGGAGAGGAAGACTCGGGAATCACCAAATCGGAGGCAAAAGAGAAGCTCTTCATCGAT GACCTGCCCGACTTGGAGGACGAGGACGCCGGCGAGCCTCTGGACGGCCAGGACGAG GTGTGCGCTCCAAAGGTTACAGCCATCTCGAGCTCGAGTGACGACAGTGACCCTGAGCTGGACTACTCCTCACTCCCAGAGCTGGAAAACATCCCAGATACCCTTTCAAACATATTCGCAATCCCCAAGGACACCTCGAGGAAGGCTGAGACGCCCTTTACAGGCATACTGAAAGCGGCAACAGCAAAGAGGGTCTTGGAAACCCCAGGTCTTAGGGACGCTAAGTCCCCACGCCCACTGATTCAAGAGCTCCACGACGAGGGACCTTCAGGCCAACCACAGATGCCTCCAACCTGCCGAAGGGACACCGCACTGCCCCCTTCCAGTGAGGACGGGGACAGCGGCCTACTCTTAGCCTCTCCCCCAG GAAACATCGCCGAGAAGAACGGGCCATGGTTGGAGACGGAGCtcgcagagcccgaggcgggagGCCGCGAGGACACTGAATTTGGCTCGGACTGA
- the DNAAF1 gene encoding dynein axonemal assembly factor 1 isoform X3: protein MHPETSEPVVDGPAEQGCAQEPGVEESAGDHGDADLGGRKEAIDDPKETRVGPSDLRYPSEQKQSGDSGADGHLGHQTDDKGDHGPRMTKRFIQKLCKQHQLYITPALNDTLYLHFKGFDRIENLEEYTGLRCLWLECNGIQRIENLEAQTELRCLFLQVNLLHKIENLEPLQKLDALNLSNNFIKTIENLSCLPVLNTLQIAHNHLETVEDIQHLKECLKLCVLDLSHNKLSDPEILSVLESMPDLRVLNLMGNPVIKHVANYRRTVTVRLKHLTYLDDRPVFPKDRACAEAWARGGLAAEKEEREQWESRERKKITDSIEALAMIKRRAEERKLQKASQEEDSPPQTAATEGALGTGLDGEEDSGITKSEAKEKLFIDDLPDLEDEDAGEPLDGQDEVCAPKVTAISSSSDDSDPELDYSSLPELENIPDTLSNIFAIPKDTSRKAETPFTGILKAATAKRVLETPGLRDAKSPRPLIQELHDEGPSGQPQMPPTCRRDTALPPSSEDGDSGLLLASPPGNIAEKNGPWLETELAEPEAGGREDTEFGSD from the exons caattgATGATCCTAAGGAAACACGTGTGGGTCCTTCCGACCTACGCTACCCAAGCGAGCAGAAACAGAGTGGCGATAGCGGGGCAGATGGTCACTTAGGACACCAGACAGATGACAAGGGAGACCACGGCCCCAG AATGACTAAACGTTTTATACAGAAACTCTGCAAGCAACACCAACTTTACATTACCCCAGCATTGAACGACACGCTGTATTTACACTTTAAAG GTTTCGATCGCATCGAGAACCTGGAAGAGTACACGGGGCTGCGTTGCCTCTGGCTGGAGTGCAACGGGATACAGAGAATCGAGAATCTGGAGGCCCAAACCGAATTGCGATGTCTCTTCCTGCAAGTGAACTTGCTTCATAAAATCGAGAACCTAGAGCCTCTGCAGAAGCTGGATGCCCTCAACCTGAGCAACAATTTCATCAAGACCATTGAAAACCTCT CCTGCCTGCCGGTCCTGAACACGCTCCAGATAGCCCACAATCACTTAGAGACCGTGGAAGACATTCAGCATCTAAAGGAGTGTTTGAAACTTTGCGTCCTCGACCTTTCCCACAATAAGCTGAGTGATCCCGAAATCCTGAGCGTCCTGGAGAGCATGCCTGACTTG CGTGTACTGAATTTGATGGGAAACCCCGTTATCAAGCACGTCGCTAACTATCGAAGGACAGTCACCGTACGACTAAAACATCTAACCTATCTGGATGACAGACCAGTTTTCCCAAAGGACAG AGCTTGTGCCGAGGCCTGGGCCAGGGGCGGGCTCGCagctgagaaagaagagagagagcagtgggagAGCAGAGAGCGGAAGAAGATCACGGACAGCATTGAAGCCCTAGCGATGATTAAGCGgcgggcagaggagagaaaacttCAGAAAGCCAGCCAGGAGGAAG ACTCGCCCCCCCAGACTGCGGCCACCGAGGGTGCGTTAGGCACGGGACTTGATGGAGAGGAAGACTCGGGAATCACCAAATCGGAGGCAAAAGAGAAGCTCTTCATCGAT GACCTGCCCGACTTGGAGGACGAGGACGCCGGCGAGCCTCTGGACGGCCAGGACGAG GTGTGCGCTCCAAAGGTTACAGCCATCTCGAGCTCGAGTGACGACAGTGACCCTGAGCTGGACTACTCCTCACTCCCAGAGCTGGAAAACATCCCAGATACCCTTTCAAACATATTCGCAATCCCCAAGGACACCTCGAGGAAGGCTGAGACGCCCTTTACAGGCATACTGAAAGCGGCAACAGCAAAGAGGGTCTTGGAAACCCCAGGTCTTAGGGACGCTAAGTCCCCACGCCCACTGATTCAAGAGCTCCACGACGAGGGACCTTCAGGCCAACCACAGATGCCTCCAACCTGCCGAAGGGACACCGCACTGCCCCCTTCCAGTGAGGACGGGGACAGCGGCCTACTCTTAGCCTCTCCCCCAG GAAACATCGCCGAGAAGAACGGGCCATGGTTGGAGACGGAGCtcgcagagcccgaggcgggagGCCGCGAGGACACTGAATTTGGCTCGGACTGA